A genomic window from Lepisosteus oculatus isolate fLepOcu1 chromosome 27, fLepOcu1.hap2, whole genome shotgun sequence includes:
- the LOC102685777 gene encoding ephrin-A3-like codes for MARCAAAVCFLVLTWAESHLALANRHAVHWNSSNAHLRREGYTVQVNVNDYLDIYCPHYNGSSPERHAEQYVLYMVSREGYRTCDPALGFKRWECNRPHAPHAPIKFSEKFQRYSAFSLGYEFHVGHEYYYISTPTHHHGRTCLRMKVYVCCSTTSQLDEKPPPTQLDFTLRPDLEIEDLDQFHPEIPKLEKSVSGNSPTREYLCITVATLFLFSLSVS; via the exons ATGGCTCGCTGTGCGGCGGCGGTGTGCTTCCTCGTGCTCACCTGGGCGGAATCCCACCTGGCGCTCGCGAACAGGCACGCCGTGCACTGGAACAGCTCCAACGCGCA CCTGCGACGGGAGGGCTACACCGTGCAGGTGAACGTGAACGACTACCTGGACATCTACTGCCCGCACTACAACGGCTCGTCCCCGGAGCGGCACGCGGAGCAGTACGTGCTGTACATGGTGAGCCGGGAGGGCTACCGCACCTGCGACCCTGCGCTGGGCTTCAAGCGCTGGGAGTGCAACCGGCCCCACGCGCCCCACGCGCCCATCAAGTTCTCCGAGAAGTTCCAGCGCTACAGCGCCTTCTCGCTGGGGTACGAGTTCCACGTGGGACACGAGTACTACTACATCT CGACGCCCACGCACCACCATGGCCGCACCTGCCTGAGGATGAAGGTGTACGTCTGCTGCTCCacca CCTCTCAGCTGGATGAGAAGCCTCCCCCGACGCAGCTGGACTTCACCTTGAGACCCGACCTGGAGATCGAGGACCTTG aCCAGTTTCATCCCGAGATTCCCAAACTGGAGAAGAGCGTCTCTGGGAACAGCCCTACACGGGAGTACCTCTGCATCACCGTGGCAACACTCTTCCTCTTCTCCCTTTCTGTCTCCTAG